In Mammaliicoccus sp. Marseille-Q6498, the genomic stretch TGCCGAATTTTGTCTTATTCCAACCCCAAATGCAAACCAATAAACACAAATCTGTAGTACAGGATTAATTAATTCCCATGCTAATCCAAGATAGTTATCGTGATTCGAAATTTTTAATTGGAATTGAGCTAACCTTTGTATTAAATAAAAGTTTTTAAGGTGCTCTTTTATTACTGTAATTACAGCATGCATGTATATCACTCTCTCACTTAGACATTTATAACCTAATCATAAATATAGCATCTATTTTGATAAGATGATATATTTATTACGGTCTAAAAGATATTTATAGAACATATATAATTTACATGATTCTCACTTTATTTACAATAAATTTACTAAAGACGTAAAATAATGCATAATAGATATGTTACTACATTTAAGGAATGAATTATTTATGAAAGAATCCGTTATTATCAAAAATTTAACAAAAGAATATAAAATTTTCCGTAATAATAAAGAAAGACTTAAAGATGTGTTTCTCCCAAAACATAAATCAAAGCGATTTAATGCTCTTGATGATGTTTCATTCACTGCATATGAAGGAGATATCATTGGCCTTGTCGGTATCAATGGCTCAGGTAAGTCTACTTTAAGTAATATTATCGGTGGCTCTTTACAGCCTACAAGCGGCAGTATTGAAAGCTATGGTGATGTGAATGTAATTGCTATCAATTCAGGTTTGAACACTCAATTAAATGGTATAGATAATATTGAGTATAAAATGTTGTTGTTAGGTTTCACTAAAAAAGAAATAAAAGAATTAACACCTGAAATTATCGAGTTTTCTGAACTGGGAGAATTTATATATCAACCCGTAAAGAAGTACTCTAGTGGTATGAAATCTAAGTTAGGTTTTGCGATTAATGTTACTGTAAATCCAGATATACTTGTAATCGATGAAGCTTTATCTGTTGGTGACCAAACATTTACTAAAAAAAGTTTAGATAAAATGAATCAGTTTAAAGAAGCCGGTAAGACTATTTTCTTCGTCAGCCATAACATTGGTCAAGTGAAAGACTTTTGTACTAAAATTGCTTGGATTGAAGGCGGAAAATTAAAAGAATTCGGTTCAAATGAAGATATTTTACCTAAATATCAAGCTTTCCTAAAAGATTTTAATAATAAATCAGTACAAGATAAAAAAGCATTTAAAGATGAATTAGATTCAAAACGTTTCTTCACAAAATAAGGGAGTGAGACAGAAATCTAAAATGTTAAATTAGATTTCGTCGTCTCACCCCCGCAAGGGTGACTAGATTTCTAAAAAGCTTGGTACAAGCGCATTTAGAAAACAGACACCTACTGCGTCTTCATACATTTAACCCAATAAAATTAAGGCTAGGACATTTATGTCCCAGCCTTTTTATTTTGTTTGATTTATTTCTATCTTAATTTCCTCTGCCTCATTCATACAATAAATGATATCCCCTTCTACTTTTTTAAAAAGTTCTTCACCTACAACAATCGCCCGTTTATACTGAACTTTATAATTTTTCCAATCGATATCTTTTAGCAACCACTCACATACGAGTTGTCCTGGTACAATTTCATGATGAATTGGGTTTAAATCTTGAATGGCTTTTAAGTATGCTTGTACAACGTTTTCGTCAAATCTCATATCATACCTCACATTTCTAAAAATGTTTGTTTAATTGTGACCACAATATCGTCATTATATGAAATGACTAGTTTGAATTTATGGATTTTATACTTTTTAACTTGTTTTACCTCTTCTTTAATTAATGTCGCTTTATATATTGTATCCATCTTCATTTCTTGTTTCTTTAACACTTCTGTTTCTCTTAACATAATTTCTTTACTTATAAATTGATTAAATAGGTTAAATTTCGGCCATATTTTCGCTAAATATAATGTTGGAACTACATCTTGCTGATCATTTAACTGTACTAAAGATTTATATTTTTCAACTTCGTCTTTGCTAAATGAAATATTAATCTCTTCTCGTCCATCTTTTGAACAGTGTTGCATGCCCCATTCCACCTCCAATACCCATAGTTGCAATTGAATATGTAAGTTGCTTCATATGGAATAATCGTGTCACGAGTTGTGCGCCACTTGCTCCGTATGGGTGTCCAATGGCTAGCGCACCACCATATATATTAAATTTTTCATCTGGTATATCGAGCATATGTTTAGATGCTAACACTTGTGAGCTAAATGCTTCATTCAATTCTATACCGTCTATTTTGTCTATAGATAAATTTGATCTCTTTAAAAGCTCTGTAGTTGCTGGTACTGGCCCTATTCCTAGCAAGTTAGGATTTACCCCTTTAGCGACACTATCGATGAATTCTAGCCCTTCTGTATAGCCAAGCGAGATAGCCTTCTCTTTACTCATTACAAGTAAAAGTACTGCACCATCATTTTTCATACAACTATTACCTACAGTAACTGTGCCATCTTGTATTAATGGTTTAAATCTTGATAAAGTTTTTAAGTTTAATCTCGGTTTTATACTTTCATCACGATCTACTATTTCATTTCTAACTTTTAGTGGTAGAATTTCTTTTGCTAAATGCCCTTCTTCTATAGCTTTTAATGTCTTTTGATGGCTATTATAAGCAAATTCGTCTTGTTCTGTTCGCGAAATATTATAAACTTGTGCAACGTTCTCAGCCGCTTCAATCATTGATGGATCTTCGCCTTCTGGTGCAAATGAAGCTCTTTCATAAAAGTTTGGCAACTGTGCGTCGTAAAGGGACTGTGGACGCTTTATTTTCCAAGGTGCTCTACTTGTACTTTCTACACCACCGGCAACATATATTTCACCAGCATTTGCTTGTATCATTCTACAAGCATAAGTAACTGCTTCTAAACCAGATCCACATTGTCTATCAATCGTGACACCTGGAACATGTTCTGATAACTCCGCTTCTAATAGTGATTTTCTTGCAATGTTACCACCGTTCCCTACTACATTTCCTAATACTACTTCTGATAAGTCTTTCATTGCATGTTGATGTTCACTTTTCAAATAATCATAAAGTGGCATTAATAACATTTCAGGTTCTAAATGTTTCAATACACCACCATATTTACCAAAAGGTGTTCTCTTAGCTGCTACAATAACTGGTTCCATATTTCTCCTCCTTCTTCATAAGCTTGTTTCATTTTTTGTCTCGCAATTTTTCCACTTGTTGTATAAATCATTTTTCGAACTTGGATAATTTTAGATGGTATTTCATAACGACTCACGCCATCGTTTAATAATTTATTTTTTACATTAAGATATGATAATCGATTCGCCCCTTTATAAATAAGAACGCCTACCTCACCAAATTTATTATGTGCTTCACTTACGATAATCGCTTCATCAACTTCATTCATACTTAAAACTTTTTGTTCAATTAACTCAGGGTAAACATTTTTCCCACCAATAATGAGCCGGTCACTTTCACGTCCATATAAACACAATTCACCCTGTTCATTTATAGAAGCCCAGTCTCCAATATTAATCCATTCTACTTCGCTCACGTCTCCTATATATCCACTAAAAGTCATTTCACTTTTTACATATAGTCTACCAATACCATCTTTGCTTTTATCTTTTAATTTTATTTTTACATTCGGAAATAATTTTCCAACAGAGTCTATTGAAGCATTACCATTCATATTGTAACTTATAAAACTCGCCTCAGAACTTCCGAAAAATTCAATAAGATTAACGTGTTCATATTGTTGTTTAAATTTTTGAAATACGTTTCTAGATAATTTTGCGCCAGATGAAAAAATACGTTCAACATATTTTAATTCGCATTTGTTGTTCATAAGGCTAAATAACATTGTTGGCACGATAAATAGCGTTTGTGTTGATGGCATATTTTTCATTGTTTGATTTAATAACAATGCATCAAATTTACTTTGCCCCATAAAGCATCTACCAGTGCACAAAGCATAAATCAGTACATACAATGATAAAGAATGGGCATGTGGTCCCGGAGCAACGAGTACATCCGATTTGTGATTCAAAAGCAATTCATTATATTCAAAAGATTTCACCCATGAACTATGATTTCTCATGTAAGCTTTTGGTAATCCGGTCGTTCCAGATGTAAATCCGATATGTAAAATATCTTTAGGCATAAAAAATTGATCTTCTATGTCGATTGATTTTATATTTGATTGATTATCTATCAAAACTTGTATTTTATATGTTAATAGCAATTCATCAATTCTCTCATCACTTGATGTTGCATCAATCACACATGGTATTTGTTTGTTCATTAATACTGCCAAATACCATTTCATAAAAATGATTGGATGTTCTTGGGCAATACCAATTTTTGTACCTTCAGAGAATTGGCGTAATTCATGTGATAATTTTTTAGACTCATTCCATAAATCCATATATGAAATGGCAAAATCATCTACATACATAGCTTTGAATGACTGTTTGTTATGAACTTGTTCTTCTATGCGCTTTAAAATCGTCATGTATGATTCTCACTTTCATAATTTAATAACTTCATCATATCATTACTAAATTAAACTGTAATTTTTAAATACAAAAAAATAAGACACTTTGTTTATATCATTAGCTTCTAACAACTAATCACAACAAAGTGTCTTACAAAAATTTATCTATTTTTCATATAATCGTATTTATTCTTCTTAGGTAGTGATGCTTTTTGGAACTGTACTTCTTTAATAAATAATGGAATCTTAAACGCACGTTCTAATCGTTTTAAATCTGTGACAATTCTATAGAACCATTCTAAATTTAATTTGATAAACATTTTCGGTGCGCGCTTTACGTTACCGCTAATAACATCAAATGATCCACCTACGCCCATCATCACGGTATGTTCGAAATGATGTCTATTGTAATAAATCCAGTCCTCTTGCTTAGGATATCCCATAGCAACGAAGATAAAATCAGGATTAAATTTCTTTATCTTGCTCGTTACTTTATGGTCTAAAACATGTTTGTACCCATGTTTATGATCAAATGTTATATTTGGATATTGTCTTTCTAATATTTTTCTTGTTTCTTTCACGCCTTCTTTTGAAGAACCAAGTAAAAATACCTTTTTACTGCTTGCGTTAGCGATATTAAGCATTTCTTCCATTAATTCAATACCAGGTACACGTTCTTTTAATGGTGTATTTAAATATTTAGCAGCTTTTACGATACCAATACCATCTGGCACGATATAATCAGCTTGTCTAATACGTCTTTGATAATGATTGTTATTGTATGCATAATGCGCAATTTCTGGATTTGCTGTTACAATAAACATATTATCGACAGTATCTTGATTTACAAAATGCTTAACTCGATCAACCATCTCAATTGCTGTAAGGTTTGCAAATGGCAAACCGAGCACATTTATGGTCTGTGGTTTAATAACATCATAACTATTATCACTATTTAATACGATTTGTTCACTTACTCTGTTTAAATCTTTTTCTAGTACTTTTGCCATTTGACTCACCTCACATTCTTGTCTATAATTTACACTATTTCTATAAAATTTACAAGAAATTTATATTCCCAACTTACAGAATATATAAACATAATTCATTCAAATTGTTGAATTCTACTTACAAAATCGTATATGATGTATAATATGCAAAAAATTTGAAACATAAATATCACAATACAATTAGAAGGGTAACTATATAATATGAAGAAATTCTCAAAGATAGGTTTATTTTTAATGTCACTCATTCTCATGATCTTACCTGTCATATTTGGAGTTATGCTTTATCTCGAAACTAAAGGTGCTATAAATGACTCGTTCCTTGAGTCAAAAAAAGATAAATCTTCATTAAGAGATAAACCTGTAGATCCGAGTTTAGACCAAGTATCTGTATTATTTTTAGGTGTCGATGACAGTGATTCAAGACG encodes the following:
- a CDS encoding thiolase family protein, whose product is MEPVIVAAKRTPFGKYGGVLKHLEPEMLLMPLYDYLKSEHQHAMKDLSEVVLGNVVGNGGNIARKSLLEAELSEHVPGVTIDRQCGSGLEAVTYACRMIQANAGEIYVAGGVESTSRAPWKIKRPQSLYDAQLPNFYERASFAPEGEDPSMIEAAENVAQVYNISRTEQDEFAYNSHQKTLKAIEEGHLAKEILPLKVRNEIVDRDESIKPRLNLKTLSRFKPLIQDGTVTVGNSCMKNDGAVLLLVMSKEKAISLGYTEGLEFIDSVAKGVNPNLLGIGPVPATTELLKRSNLSIDKIDGIELNEAFSSQVLASKHMLDIPDEKFNIYGGALAIGHPYGASGAQLVTRLFHMKQLTYSIATMGIGGGMGHATLFKRWTRRD
- the tagH gene encoding teichoic acids export ABC transporter ATP-binding subunit TagH — encoded protein: MKESVIIKNLTKEYKIFRNNKERLKDVFLPKHKSKRFNALDDVSFTAYEGDIIGLVGINGSGKSTLSNIIGGSLQPTSGSIESYGDVNVIAINSGLNTQLNGIDNIEYKMLLLGFTKKEIKELTPEIIEFSELGEFIYQPVKKYSSGMKSKLGFAINVTVNPDILVIDEALSVGDQTFTKKSLDKMNQFKEAGKTIFFVSHNIGQVKDFCTKIAWIEGGKLKEFGSNEDILPKYQAFLKDFNNKSVQDKKAFKDELDSKRFFTK
- a CDS encoding AMP-binding protein, with protein sequence MTILKRIEEQVHNKQSFKAMYVDDFAISYMDLWNESKKLSHELRQFSEGTKIGIAQEHPIIFMKWYLAVLMNKQIPCVIDATSSDERIDELLLTYKIQVLIDNQSNIKSIDIEDQFFMPKDILHIGFTSGTTGLPKAYMRNHSSWVKSFEYNELLLNHKSDVLVAPGPHAHSLSLYVLIYALCTGRCFMGQSKFDALLLNQTMKNMPSTQTLFIVPTMLFSLMNNKCELKYVERIFSSGAKLSRNVFQKFKQQYEHVNLIEFFGSSEASFISYNMNGNASIDSVGKLFPNVKIKLKDKSKDGIGRLYVKSEMTFSGYIGDVSEVEWINIGDWASINEQGELCLYGRESDRLIIGGKNVYPELIEQKVLSMNEVDEAIIVSEAHNKFGEVGVLIYKGANRLSYLNVKNKLLNDGVSRYEIPSKIIQVRKMIYTTSGKIARQKMKQAYEEGGEIWNQLL
- a CDS encoding WecB/TagA/CpsF family glycosyltransferase; amino-acid sequence: MAKVLEKDLNRVSEQIVLNSDNSYDVIKPQTINVLGLPFANLTAIEMVDRVKHFVNQDTVDNMFIVTANPEIAHYAYNNNHYQRRIRQADYIVPDGIGIVKAAKYLNTPLKERVPGIELMEEMLNIANASSKKVFLLGSSKEGVKETRKILERQYPNITFDHKHGYKHVLDHKVTSKIKKFNPDFIFVAMGYPKQEDWIYYNRHHFEHTVMMGVGGSFDVISGNVKRAPKMFIKLNLEWFYRIVTDLKRLERAFKIPLFIKEVQFQKASLPKKNKYDYMKNR